One Parageobacillus sp. KH3-4 genomic region harbors:
- a CDS encoding endospore germination permease yields the protein MNNNPLNIIQLICIFMLSIGLMNHVIVIPLLLDAAGRDAWISAIIALGALPLWLPLLYFIMKQSKQMNLFLWLKTEFNSAIAYFVAILGSLLLLVISYVTLSDTVTFTTTTYLTRTPDWAILFTLTVMCFYNAYYGIPSIAKTAVILLPLVSIFGILVAIATIPHKDYSLLKPIMANGFAPVFKGMIYAGAGYVEIFLILFMQHHLQARFSFKALFIISLLAASLSIGPTIGAIMEFGPKEATNLRYPAFEGWRLISLGTYIEYLDFLAVYQWMSGAFIRISLATALIPELFHITDKKARLRILIIIYITIFLLSLIPISDDKFLSLLYQLVLPFSLLLIFFLSLFVGMLSLITYFKKRRA from the coding sequence GTGAATAACAATCCATTAAATATCATTCAATTGATTTGTATATTTATGTTGTCCATCGGGCTAATGAATCATGTCATTGTAATTCCACTGCTGTTAGACGCAGCCGGTCGTGATGCGTGGATTTCGGCAATTATAGCCCTTGGCGCATTGCCATTATGGCTTCCGCTCTTGTATTTTATCATGAAGCAATCCAAGCAAATGAATTTATTTTTATGGTTAAAAACAGAATTTAACAGCGCCATTGCATATTTCGTGGCCATTCTTGGAAGCCTATTATTACTGGTTATCAGCTATGTTACACTCAGCGACACGGTTACGTTTACTACTACTACTTACTTAACGCGTACACCCGATTGGGCCATTTTGTTCACTTTAACAGTAATGTGTTTTTATAACGCCTATTATGGCATACCATCCATTGCAAAGACAGCGGTCATTCTTTTACCATTAGTTTCTATTTTTGGGATTTTAGTTGCGATAGCGACGATACCACACAAAGATTATTCCTTATTAAAGCCAATCATGGCGAACGGCTTTGCTCCCGTTTTCAAAGGGATGATCTATGCCGGTGCCGGATATGTGGAAATTTTTCTTATTCTGTTCATGCAACATCATCTTCAAGCCCGCTTTTCTTTTAAAGCGCTGTTCATCATCAGTTTGCTCGCCGCAAGCTTAAGCATTGGCCCAACGATTGGCGCGATTATGGAATTTGGGCCGAAAGAAGCAACGAATTTACGTTATCCTGCCTTTGAAGGATGGCGATTAATCAGTTTAGGAACATACATTGAATATCTTGATTTTCTTGCTGTTTATCAATGGATGTCTGGAGCGTTTATCCGAATTTCCCTAGCTACTGCGCTTATACCAGAGCTATTTCATATAACGGATAAAAAAGCACGATTACGGATTTTAATCATTATTTATATCACCATTTTCTTATTATCATTGATTCCGATCAGCGACGATAAATTTTTAAGCTTATTATATCAATTGGTTTTACCGTTTTCGTTGTTGCTCATTTTCTTTCTCTCTTTATTCGTTGGGATGTTGTCGCTCATTACATATTTCAAAAAGAGGAGAGCATAA
- a CDS encoding immunity 26/phosphotriesterase HocA family protein, translating to MAFWKSIKNKETVILSEDAVDLLSDTLLEIRKIYEEDLERKPTVAELEALIMEAMQLDSNIAEQLEEMEITDVKFKLKKRKKAPNIEPGIVFAIPLKGIEKYAYGLVVKGEGLKDDIYIQYFDIFTNEILDIKNFSNQFEKLSVLYTINSGIYGIVNKEWKIIGKLSKGKFNPEEYELPDFVFYNGKEYFVSRGDANTPIAELEPISKEEGEKIKNPIGLIGSNNIVEMLINSYYEKQNQKCI from the coding sequence ATGGCGTTTTGGAAGAGTATTAAGAATAAAGAAACAGTTATTTTAAGTGAAGATGCAGTCGATTTACTAAGTGATACTCTTTTAGAGATAAGAAAGATTTATGAGGAAGATTTAGAAAGAAAACCAACTGTAGCTGAATTGGAAGCATTGATTATGGAGGCAATGCAACTTGATTCAAATATAGCCGAACAATTGGAGGAAATGGAAATCACCGATGTAAAATTTAAATTGAAAAAGAGAAAAAAGGCTCCTAACATTGAACCAGGTATTGTATTTGCAATCCCGCTTAAAGGAATTGAAAAATATGCTTATGGGTTAGTAGTAAAAGGAGAAGGGCTAAAGGATGACATTTATATACAATATTTTGATATCTTCACTAATGAAATATTAGATATAAAAAACTTTAGTAATCAATTTGAAAAACTTTCTGTTCTATATACTATTAACAGTGGAATATATGGAATCGTTAATAAAGAATGGAAAATTATTGGGAAATTGTCTAAAGGAAAATTCAATCCTGAAGAATATGAGTTACCTGATTTTGTGTTTTACAATGGCAAGGAATATTTTGTGAGTCGAGGGGATGCGAATACACCAATAGCAGAATTAGAGCCTATTTCTAAAGAGGAAGGGGAAAAAATAAAAAATCCAATTGGTCTGATTGGTAGTAATAATATAGTGGAAATGCTTATTAATTCTTACTACGAGAAACAAAATCAAAAATGTATTTAG
- a CDS encoding DNRLRE domain-containing protein has protein sequence MKSTRLKKWLVWFIVCLLAFSSIPLEGLAETIHSKVNNTAENHLPPKVPEAPKINLKPGEIIEERTENTKVYYNGDGTFTKKIYFEPIHIKKKNQKLFEEVSSSLTDSPNNTNYVETENTILETNFYKKMINGEYATFHYNGYSISYSILEAAGNDVQPIKAKDVTATYKKKDNKILHKNIFPSIDLQNITFNESTKEDLVLHSFTGYHIFKFRLKTSLHADIQDDGSILFTNKENEKVFELPKPFMVDSNLDEHSGEVQRSENVTYELQPDDQGYVLTVKADPEWLKDPKRVYPVYIDPSTSINVSTDTFVMSAYPTTNYSSSSSKWDSAQGQYVLKVGYYDGTTGTCYGFLNPDLSSVKNMNVTSATFNVYVTHSYYATTPTGLWLDTVNGPWSASTLTWNNQPSSTNIGKVDVARDQWAQFNVTNIVKEWASGTKPNYGFKLHTNGNGQTYWKKVVSSTNSSYKPYLSVTYTIPVPDMPTGTVFSNGDGTGYVNLSWDPVPGATGYKVWIYNGKSYEAFNVGSVTSWSTKGKKIWPTSSEISVGRYDLHQDNLGTELSVDPSPVYRNSGGSYPNNKNYWFRVSAIFPQGESAMSEAYMPTIPNLAKPAAPTGVSYTNGNGTGYIDFQWNPVSGATGYKIWIFNGSYYESLDVGNVTSWTTKGKKYWPTSTEISDGRYKLHLNDSLGTELAVDPSPVYANAGTRYATSTNYWIRVSAYNSQGETVLSDEYTPSIPDLPVPPAPSGFAYSNQLGSNSGYVMLDWEKIDGATGYKVWIFNGLYYEAFDVGDVDHWTTQNKGIWPTPEEIQQGNSSTLTLHHDGKGLELPKDPSPMYAKMGTRYATSTSYWFRLSAYNEKGETVFSSNALTVKIPAANEYLGKEEYWSIIDVPYGSVNAATGNLIIDEDDVSISGRGPELGITRTYNSLSTSVGLFGKGWHSDAEMNVVAQGNEARFTDEDGTLHIFTKLSDGTYKAPTGVYLQLSETTDEYILTTKDQTKIHFNKNDGKLTKMVDGHGNTTTYSYSNGKLVAITDASGRKLDIQYNSNGKIQKITDPMNRTITYEYDNDRLTKVTQTGGEVTRYEYNEQDRLEKVLEPTHTEDKPVVNQFVYSGDRLSQVIDPENHTYTLSYDPTKRQLIMTKPNGRKTRYTFNEAANPIQIVDDLDGLNITTSYVYEGNNLKESRDPNDQHAANPTESYTYDANGNVLTAKDSYGTETYEYNQNNDVVSMKDTEGDTTTIAYDGLNPVSETDQSGKTSSVSKYDSYGNIIEESDTLGSATNLLSNNGFEQGTTAWTLLRSYDSGQLLEDTNVYNGLTGRKTLNITVNSTSPSTELGYVAATQEITVKPNTTYTLSGKIKTNLTKANAFFNVQFISSQNQTISWADHRYSQLTGTRPWTERQFTFTTPSNAAKIRIYLEVEHKSPDASGEAWFDNVQLEEAQVSSSYNPVLNSSFEGNVANWSGTGGSIDSTESFDGSYSLKVSRTSTTQSASEYKQTVIVGQTSSDAPINLTLTGVSKAEDVKANGTVSPSDYSITAKVYLVDGTTETYTADFPTGTQDWNRAAVSIQPSKPIDKIDVSAAFRGNYTGTVWFDAIRLMEGNVVMKNKYDANGNYVEEETDEAGYVTKKKYDAVGNLVSEYDKKGNQKEYTYDASNRLKQLLLANGTSVNYDYDANGNMTSKVIQTSGGQSQEFRYSYDKTGKLIKTVGPLNDVTTNEYDANGNKIKTVLPKGNTIQWTYDGTERVKTISYNNVPYYEFSYDKNGNELSVKYLKDGTTKTRTFDKANRVIEQSDRGGVQKWTYPTTSDKLQQLMFSHGSFSQTINYQYNALDQNTVVQDGTYTYRFDYDERGNVRTFTTGNGAGSTFTYDDRGLVESVSVGTADGKEILSETYRYDENGNRAKIEYPTGETIVYHYDALDQLVEEQLPDGTKIEYTYDGFGNRTKVVKTKDGQSTTTNADYNAANQLVRFGDETITYDANGNRVEDGQYRYEWNEADQLVSITRKGESTPFVTYKYDEDGRRIQKNVNGVITNYHYQGDSLNVLYETDASGNVVQSYVYGENGQLLAMKKGSVTYFYHYNAHGDVIALTDAQGNVVARYEYDTWGNLLSQSGDMAEENPYRYAGYQYDQETGLYYLIARYYHPTHGVFLSLDPDPGDEDDILTQNGYAYANNNPVMLVDLDGHYAHIVIIAGVGAYRVYKIYKVYKKYRKISKKYHSNSKRNPAIHHGYEIYDKKTNKVVKVGISDGRISKKGKSYRAERQVRKWNKRYKTDRYASRIVKTNIRGRYNALRWEKRHTEYINRIQPNNKLSPPFHYRP, from the coding sequence ATGAAAAGCACTCGTTTAAAAAAATGGTTGGTATGGTTTATCGTTTGTTTGCTAGCTTTCTCAAGTATTCCTCTAGAGGGACTTGCAGAAACCATTCATTCTAAAGTCAACAATACGGCAGAAAATCATTTACCACCAAAAGTGCCAGAAGCTCCTAAAATCAACCTCAAGCCGGGGGAAATCATAGAAGAACGGACTGAGAATACAAAGGTTTACTACAATGGAGATGGCACGTTTACCAAGAAGATCTACTTTGAACCTATTCATATTAAGAAAAAGAATCAAAAACTGTTTGAGGAAGTATCTTCTAGCCTAACGGATAGTCCCAATAATACGAACTACGTTGAAACAGAGAATACCATTTTAGAGACCAACTTTTATAAAAAAATGATCAATGGAGAATACGCCACGTTCCATTACAATGGATATTCGATTTCTTACTCTATTTTAGAGGCGGCAGGTAATGACGTACAACCGATCAAGGCGAAGGATGTGACCGCCACTTATAAGAAAAAAGACAACAAAATTCTCCATAAAAACATTTTTCCAAGCATAGACCTGCAAAATATTACATTTAACGAGTCAACGAAAGAAGATTTAGTTCTTCATTCTTTTACTGGCTATCATATTTTCAAATTCCGTCTGAAAACGAGTTTACATGCAGACATTCAAGACGATGGCTCCATTTTATTTACAAATAAAGAAAATGAAAAGGTGTTTGAACTGCCGAAGCCATTTATGGTCGACTCGAATCTTGATGAACACTCTGGAGAAGTCCAACGTTCCGAAAATGTAACGTATGAACTTCAACCGGATGATCAAGGATATGTATTAACGGTCAAAGCCGATCCAGAGTGGCTGAAAGACCCGAAACGAGTCTATCCAGTATATATTGATCCGAGTACGTCCATTAATGTATCGACCGATACATTTGTGATGAGCGCATATCCGACCACCAACTATAGTTCTTCATCCAGTAAGTGGGATTCCGCGCAAGGACAATATGTGCTAAAAGTAGGATATTATGATGGAACGACAGGGACTTGTTATGGGTTTTTGAACCCTGATCTCTCCAGTGTCAAGAATATGAATGTGACAAGTGCCACATTTAATGTCTATGTTACTCATTCGTACTATGCAACGACACCAACCGGGTTATGGCTAGATACAGTTAACGGCCCATGGTCAGCGAGTACGCTCACATGGAATAATCAACCTTCTTCCACCAATATAGGCAAAGTCGATGTGGCAAGAGACCAATGGGCGCAATTTAATGTGACTAATATTGTGAAAGAATGGGCATCTGGGACCAAACCGAATTACGGATTTAAACTTCATACGAATGGTAATGGGCAAACGTATTGGAAAAAAGTTGTCTCTTCCACGAACAGTAGTTATAAACCTTACTTGTCTGTTACGTATACGATACCAGTTCCAGACATGCCGACAGGAACAGTGTTCAGTAATGGAGATGGTACAGGATATGTGAATTTATCATGGGATCCGGTTCCAGGTGCAACTGGTTACAAGGTTTGGATCTATAACGGAAAATCCTATGAAGCGTTTAATGTAGGAAGTGTCACTTCTTGGAGTACAAAAGGAAAGAAAATTTGGCCGACTTCTTCCGAAATTAGTGTCGGAAGATATGATTTACATCAAGATAATTTAGGGACAGAGCTTTCTGTGGACCCTTCCCCTGTCTATCGAAATTCAGGTGGAAGCTATCCGAACAACAAGAACTACTGGTTCCGAGTTAGTGCGATTTTCCCTCAAGGCGAAAGTGCGATGTCTGAGGCTTACATGCCGACTATTCCAAATTTAGCCAAACCAGCTGCTCCAACTGGGGTGAGCTATACAAATGGAAATGGGACAGGCTACATTGATTTTCAATGGAATCCTGTGAGTGGAGCGACAGGATATAAAATTTGGATATTTAATGGTTCCTACTATGAATCGTTAGATGTCGGGAATGTCACTTCATGGACAACCAAAGGAAAAAAATATTGGCCAACATCTACTGAGATTAGTGATGGTAGATATAAGTTGCATTTAAATGATAGCCTTGGCACAGAATTGGCTGTCGACCCTTCCCCGGTCTATGCAAATGCTGGGACGAGATATGCAACTTCTACAAACTATTGGATTCGAGTAAGTGCCTATAATTCTCAAGGCGAAACGGTTCTTTCGGATGAGTATACGCCTAGTATTCCGGATTTGCCAGTGCCGCCAGCGCCTTCGGGGTTTGCTTACAGTAACCAGTTAGGAAGCAACTCAGGTTATGTCATGTTAGACTGGGAGAAAATCGATGGCGCAACAGGATACAAAGTGTGGATTTTCAATGGACTTTACTATGAAGCATTTGATGTAGGAGACGTTGACCATTGGACCACACAAAACAAAGGAATTTGGCCAACTCCGGAGGAAATCCAACAAGGGAACTCTAGTACCTTAACGTTACATCATGATGGAAAAGGATTGGAACTTCCGAAAGATCCTTCCCCAATGTATGCAAAAATGGGAACGAGATACGCAACAAGCACCAGTTATTGGTTCCGACTCAGTGCCTACAACGAGAAGGGAGAAACCGTATTTTCCAGCAATGCATTGACGGTGAAAATCCCTGCGGCGAATGAATATTTGGGTAAGGAAGAGTACTGGTCCATCATTGATGTTCCGTATGGCAGCGTCAATGCCGCTACCGGCAATCTGATTATAGACGAAGACGATGTTTCGATTTCCGGAAGAGGTCCAGAGCTTGGAATCACAAGAACCTACAATAGTTTATCCACATCGGTTGGATTGTTCGGAAAAGGATGGCATAGCGACGCGGAAATGAACGTTGTTGCTCAAGGAAATGAAGCAAGATTTACGGATGAAGATGGCACGCTCCATATATTCACTAAATTATCCGATGGCACGTATAAAGCCCCAACAGGTGTGTACCTTCAGTTAAGCGAAACAACCGATGAATATATACTGACGACAAAAGATCAAACGAAAATACATTTTAATAAAAATGACGGTAAATTAACCAAAATGGTCGATGGTCATGGAAATACGACGACATATAGTTATTCTAATGGAAAGTTAGTAGCGATTACCGATGCTTCCGGCAGAAAATTAGATATTCAGTACAATTCTAATGGAAAAATTCAGAAAATCACCGATCCGATGAATCGGACGATTACGTATGAGTATGACAATGATCGGTTAACCAAAGTAACCCAGACTGGCGGAGAAGTGACGAGATATGAATACAATGAACAGGATCGGTTAGAGAAAGTATTGGAACCGACGCATACGGAGGACAAGCCGGTTGTCAATCAGTTCGTGTACAGTGGCGACAGGCTCAGTCAAGTCATTGATCCTGAAAACCACACGTATACTTTGAGCTATGATCCAACGAAACGGCAACTGATCATGACGAAGCCGAATGGCCGCAAAACTCGATATACTTTTAATGAAGCAGCGAATCCTATTCAAATCGTGGATGACCTAGATGGCTTAAACATTACGACAAGTTATGTTTATGAGGGAAATAATTTAAAAGAATCACGAGATCCCAATGACCAACATGCGGCGAATCCTACTGAATCGTATACGTATGACGCCAACGGAAATGTGTTAACGGCGAAAGATAGTTATGGTACGGAAACATACGAGTATAACCAAAATAATGATGTCGTCTCCATGAAAGATACGGAAGGCGATACCACCACGATTGCCTATGATGGCTTAAATCCGGTATCGGAAACCGATCAATCAGGAAAAACCTCTTCTGTGTCGAAGTATGATTCATACGGCAATATTATTGAAGAAAGTGATACATTAGGCAGTGCGACGAATTTACTCTCTAATAACGGCTTTGAACAGGGAACGACAGCTTGGACTCTTCTTCGTTCGTATGATTCGGGGCAATTACTAGAAGATACAAATGTATATAATGGATTGACCGGACGAAAAACGTTAAACATCACGGTGAACTCGACTTCGCCTAGCACGGAACTTGGCTATGTGGCGGCTACCCAAGAAATCACCGTGAAACCCAATACGACCTACACGTTAAGTGGGAAGATCAAAACGAATTTGACGAAAGCCAACGCCTTTTTCAATGTTCAATTCATCAGTAGTCAAAATCAAACGATTTCTTGGGCCGATCATCGTTATAGCCAATTGACAGGCACAAGACCGTGGACAGAACGACAATTTACGTTTACCACTCCTTCAAATGCAGCCAAAATACGTATCTATTTAGAGGTAGAGCATAAGTCTCCCGATGCTTCCGGAGAAGCGTGGTTTGATAATGTTCAATTAGAGGAAGCGCAGGTTTCTTCGAGCTATAACCCGGTGTTAAACAGCAGCTTTGAAGGAAACGTTGCGAATTGGAGTGGAACAGGTGGAAGCATAGACAGCACGGAATCATTCGATGGGTCTTACTCCCTCAAAGTATCGAGAACGAGTACCACACAATCGGCGAGTGAATATAAGCAGACGGTGATCGTGGGACAAACGTCGAGTGATGCACCAATTAACCTTACGCTTACTGGGGTTTCGAAAGCTGAAGATGTCAAAGCCAATGGCACAGTGAGCCCAAGCGATTATTCGATTACGGCCAAAGTATACTTGGTGGATGGAACGACCGAAACGTATACCGCGGATTTCCCTACTGGCACGCAAGATTGGAATCGGGCGGCGGTTTCGATCCAACCTTCCAAGCCAATCGATAAAATCGATGTATCCGCTGCCTTCCGCGGCAATTATACGGGAACGGTATGGTTTGACGCGATCCGGCTCATGGAAGGAAACGTGGTGATGAAAAACAAGTACGACGCCAATGGCAACTATGTGGAGGAAGAAACAGATGAAGCCGGGTATGTCACGAAAAAGAAGTATGATGCTGTAGGAAATCTAGTAAGCGAGTACGATAAGAAAGGAAACCAAAAAGAGTACACGTATGATGCATCGAATCGTTTAAAACAGCTCCTATTGGCGAATGGAACGTCCGTCAACTATGATTATGACGCGAATGGCAATATGACTTCCAAAGTCATTCAAACGAGTGGCGGTCAGTCACAAGAATTTCGTTATTCTTATGATAAGACGGGAAAACTTATTAAAACCGTCGGTCCGCTGAATGATGTGACCACCAATGAATATGATGCCAATGGAAATAAAATCAAAACGGTCTTGCCGAAAGGAAACACGATTCAATGGACGTATGACGGAACGGAACGGGTCAAAACGATTTCTTACAACAACGTTCCGTATTACGAATTTAGTTACGATAAAAACGGAAATGAACTTTCTGTAAAATACTTAAAGGACGGCACGACCAAGACAAGAACCTTTGATAAAGCAAATCGGGTCATCGAACAATCTGACCGTGGAGGGGTACAAAAGTGGACCTATCCGACGACATCGGATAAATTACAGCAGTTGATGTTCTCTCATGGGTCCTTTAGCCAAACGATCAATTACCAATATAATGCATTGGATCAAAATACAGTCGTTCAAGATGGAACGTATACGTACCGTTTTGACTATGACGAGAGAGGAAACGTTCGCACCTTCACGACAGGAAACGGAGCCGGTTCGACCTTTACGTATGATGACCGCGGCCTTGTGGAAAGCGTTTCGGTCGGTACGGCGGATGGAAAAGAAATTTTATCGGAAACGTACCGTTACGATGAAAATGGAAACCGGGCAAAAATTGAGTACCCAACGGGAGAGACGATCGTTTATCACTACGACGCGCTCGATCAACTAGTGGAAGAACAGCTGCCAGACGGAACGAAGATCGAGTATACGTATGACGGATTTGGCAACCGGACGAAAGTCGTGAAAACAAAGGATGGGCAGTCGACGACGACCAATGCCGATTATAATGCCGCCAATCAATTGGTTCGTTTCGGGGATGAAACAATTACCTACGATGCGAATGGCAACCGCGTAGAAGACGGCCAGTATCGGTATGAATGGAACGAAGCCGACCAGCTCGTCTCGATTACAAGAAAAGGCGAAAGTACCCCATTTGTCACGTACAAATACGATGAAGACGGCCGCCGTATTCAAAAGAATGTGAATGGCGTTATTACGAACTATCATTACCAAGGCGATAGCCTCAACGTTCTGTATGAAACCGATGCGAGTGGAAATGTGGTACAATCGTATGTATACGGAGAAAACGGCCAGCTCTTGGCGATGAAAAAAGGCAGCGTCACATACTTCTACCACTATAACGCGCATGGCGATGTCATCGCCTTAACGGATGCGCAAGGAAACGTGGTCGCCCGCTACGAATACGACACATGGGGCAACCTTCTTTCCCAATCAGGCGATATGGCAGAGGAAAACCCATATCGTTATGCCGGATACCAGTATGACCAAGAAACAGGTTTATATTACCTGATCGCCCGTTACTACCACCCAACACATGGCGTGTTCCTATCCCTAGATCCAGACCCAGGGGATGAAGATGATATTCTCACGCAGAACGGGTATGCGTATGCGAACAACAATCCGGTGATGTTGGTGGATTTGGATGGGCATTATGCTCATATTGTTATTATAGCTGGAGTGGGGGCTTATAGAGTTTATAAGATTTATAAGGTCTACAAGAAATATAGAAAGATTTCAAAAAAATATCATTCGAATAGTAAAAGAAATCCTGCGATACATCATGGATATGAAATTTATGATAAAAAAACTAATAAAGTAGTCAAAGTTGGTATTAGTGATGGAAGGATTTCTAAAAAGGGAAAATCATATCGCGCTGAAAGGCAAGTTAGAAAGTGGAATAAGCGATACAAGACAGATCGGTATGCTTCACGAATAGTAAAAACTAACATACGTGGTAGGTATAATGCACTGAGATGGGAAAAAAGGCATACGGAATACATTAATAGAATCCAGCCTAACAACAAATTATCACCTCCATTTCACTATCGCCCATAA
- a CDS encoding spore germination protein — MPLPIRASQNRNNTNDHSGLETLVISEQTLRDHFSRCKDVAILTATIQPDNTASGALTLVFVYCEELCDTQLMKQVIFPMFHEMCRKYPCHSVNEIEANKLVPMELLGKEVPIDDLDFHLFNGDLLVYFQEADVLYSLTLANPPNRDPEEPNTEVSIRGPKDGFIEEISKNVALIRKRIKSYKLCYEQFIVGTRSQTKVGLMYIDDIANREMIHEVKKRILQLNIDSIMSTNQLEELIGDKRFSLFPLFSYTGRPDFAANSLLNGRFVILLDGAPTVIIGPGNLMFLLNTSEDNVTIPLFVIFQRLLRFMGISLAIYLPGFWTALLSFHPGEIPFTLLGTVVLSRQGVPLPVPLEMFIMVGLFEIFKEAGMRLPLAIGQTLSVVGGLIIGQSAVNAGLFTPGSLVVAAISVIATFTLVNQNLSGTVTLLRFIVLAASSVLGLFGFIASLFLLLTYVANLKTFGIPYLTPLSPPTMDIFKVLIPNGWKQFKKRAGLVKPKDDTPRGEAN; from the coding sequence ATGCCACTTCCTATTAGAGCTTCGCAAAACAGAAATAACACAAATGATCATAGCGGTTTGGAAACGCTCGTCATTTCCGAACAAACTTTACGTGATCATTTTTCTCGTTGTAAAGATGTCGCGATTCTTACCGCGACGATTCAACCGGACAACACCGCTAGCGGCGCGCTCACCTTAGTGTTCGTCTATTGCGAGGAGCTGTGTGACACCCAACTGATGAAACAAGTTATATTTCCGATGTTTCACGAAATGTGCCGTAAATATCCTTGCCATTCAGTAAACGAAATTGAAGCAAACAAACTGGTGCCAATGGAGTTGCTTGGAAAAGAAGTGCCTATAGATGATCTAGACTTTCATCTCTTTAACGGTGATTTATTAGTCTACTTTCAAGAAGCCGATGTTTTATATTCCCTCACGCTTGCCAATCCGCCGAACCGCGATCCGGAAGAACCAAACACGGAAGTGTCCATCCGCGGTCCAAAAGATGGCTTTATTGAGGAAATTTCGAAAAACGTCGCGCTCATCCGCAAACGAATTAAATCTTATAAGCTCTGCTATGAACAATTTATCGTCGGAACAAGAAGCCAAACAAAAGTGGGATTAATGTACATCGATGACATCGCAAATCGCGAAATGATTCATGAAGTGAAAAAAAGAATTTTGCAGTTAAATATTGATTCCATTATGAGTACCAATCAGTTGGAAGAACTGATTGGCGATAAACGTTTCTCGCTTTTCCCTTTATTTTCCTATACAGGACGCCCAGATTTTGCGGCAAATAGTTTATTGAATGGACGATTTGTCATCTTGCTAGACGGGGCGCCCACCGTCATCATCGGCCCGGGAAACTTAATGTTTTTACTGAATACATCGGAAGATAACGTTACGATACCGCTCTTTGTCATTTTTCAGAGACTCCTTCGCTTCATGGGAATTTCGTTGGCTATTTATTTGCCCGGATTTTGGACCGCCTTATTATCGTTCCATCCGGGAGAAATACCATTCACTCTCTTAGGAACAGTGGTGCTTTCTAGACAAGGAGTGCCGCTACCTGTCCCACTGGAAATGTTTATCATGGTCGGGTTATTCGAAATCTTTAAAGAAGCGGGCATGCGCCTGCCGTTAGCGATCGGGCAAACATTATCGGTTGTCGGCGGATTGATTATCGGACAATCAGCGGTCAACGCTGGCTTATTTACGCCGGGAAGCCTTGTCGTTGCCGCCATTTCCGTTATCGCCACGTTTACGTTAGTGAATCAAAATTTGTCAGGAACTGTGACATTATTGCGTTTTATTGTTTTAGCTGCTTCTTCTGTATTAGGGTTATTTGGGTTTATCGCCTCTTTATTTTTGCTTTTGACATATGTAGCAAATTTAAAAACATTTGGAATTCCGTATCTTACTCCGCTCTCTCCTCCAACCATGGATATTTTCAAAGTCTTAATTCCGAATGGTTGGAAACAATTCAAAAAAAGAGCGGGGTTAGTAAAACCGAAGGATGATACCCCAAGGGGGGAAGCAAATTGA